The Lysobacter enzymogenes DNA segment GATCAGCATGTTGACCATCGCCATGCCGCCGGTCAGCGGCGCCAGCGAGTCGTGCATGGCGTTGACCGAGCCGTTGCTGCTCTGCGTGGTCAGCGCCGACCACAGCGCCGAGTCGCTGGCGCCGAAGCGGGTTTCCTTGCCTTCCATCAGCGCGGCGTCGGCGGTCGTGGCCGAATGCGCTTCCGACCACACCGACACGCCGGTGGAGACGGTGGACATCAGCAGCATGCTGCCGAACACCAGCGCGGTGAGTTTGCGCCGGCCGGTGAACGGGCCGACCATGAAGGTCACCGCGACCGGGATCAGGATCAGCGCCAGGGTTTCCAGCAGGTTCGACAACGGGGTCGGGTTCTCCAGCGCCACCGTGCTGTTGGGGCCGTACCAGCCGCCGCCGTTGGTGCCGAGCTGTTTGGCGGCGACCATGGCGGCGACAGGCCCGACCGGAATCTTCTGCTGTTTCAGCTCGGCGCTTTGGTCGAGCGGCGCAACGGTCGCGCCGCTTTGCAGCGTCGACGGCACGCCCTGCCAGGTCAGCAACGCCGCCCACAGCAGGCACAGCGGCAGCATGAAGCGCAGCGTGGCGCGGGTGACGTCGACCCAGTAGTTGCCGAGGTCGCGGGTTTCGCCTTCGCGCGCCGCGGCGCCGGGGTTGGCCATCGCCTGGCGGCCGCCGAACAGGCCGCGCAGGGTCGCCACGACGATGCCCAGGCCCATCATCGGCGTCGCCACCTGCAGGCCGACGATGCCGACCATCTGCGAGAGATAGCTCAGCTGCGCTTGCCCGGAGTAGTGCTGCTGGTTGGTGTTGGTGAGGAACGACACCATGGTGTGCAGCGCGGTGTCCCAGCGCATGTTGGGCGCGGCGTCGGGGTTCAGCGGCAACCAGGCTTGGGTCATGAACAACACCCAGACCAAGACCGCGAGTACGGCGTTGCTGAGCGCGAACGCCAGCGCATAACCGCGCCAGCTCATGCCGCGCGACGGATCGGTGCCGAGCGCGCGATAGATCGCGCGTTCCAGCGGCAGAAACAGCGGGTCCAGGCGCGAGCGGTCGCCGCGCATGACCCGGGCCAGGTAGTGGCCCAGCGGCCAGCCCAGGCCGATGGCGAGCGCGAAGACGAGGAAGATTTCGATCATGACGAACACCGGACGGTGGTGGGGCCGCATCCGCGCATCCGGCGCGGCGACGGCCTCGCGCGCGACGGCTCAGTCGCCGCCGCGCGCAGGAAAGTGGAACCGCGGCGCGTCCCGTGCCGCGGGCGCGCCTCAGAAATCCTCGGGGCGCAGCACGACGTAGAGCAGGTACGCGGCGGCCACCAGGACCGAGATCGCGCACAGCATCGAGAGCCAGCCGGGCATGGTCGTATCTCCTGTCAGAAGGACGCCTGGAGGGCCGCTTCGATGCGCGAGCCGGCCAGGGAATCGCCGAAGATCCGCTCGGCGTCGCGGTCGGTGCCGTGCGCGGTCAGGCGCAGCTCGAACGGCGACTGGAACGCCCAGATCGCGCTGAGCTGGCCGTGGCTGTAGCTGCGGCCGTAGACGTCGTCGAGAAAGTAATGGCCGACCGCGGCTTCGAAGCGCAGCGCGTCGCTGACCGGGAAGCGCGCGCCGACTTGCGAGTAGATTCCGCGGTCCTGGCTGCCGAGCGCTTCGTTGGAATACGCCAGCGACAGCCAGTAGTTGTCGCGGTAAGTGACCGTGCCGTTGAGCTCGGTCCAGTTCAGATCGACCGTGGTGGACGGATAGCGGTAATGCAGGACGTTGAGGTCCAGCGCCCAGTCCGGCGCGATCTTGCCGGCCCAGCCGACGGTGAAGTCGAGTTCGCTGCTGGCGTGGGTGTCCGGCGCGAACTCGACGCCCGAGCCCCAGGCCGAGGCGTAGAAGCCGCTGCGATGGGCGGCCTTGACCCCGACCTGCGCGGTCGGGTCGCCCTGGGTCTGCGAGCTGCCGCGCCAGACGTA contains these protein-coding regions:
- a CDS encoding potassium-transporting ATPase subunit F, whose protein sequence is MPGWLSMLCAISVLVAAAYLLYVVLRPEDF
- a CDS encoding TorF family putative porin, producing the protein MSSSHHLFRRREAAAPLLLAACAGLGLLALGADARAEQAPAFTLSGSAALTSDYVWRGSSQTQGDPTAQVGVKAAHRSGFYASAWGSGVEFAPDTHASSELDFTVGWAGKIAPDWALDLNVLHYRYPSTTVDLNWTELNGTVTYRDNYWLSLAYSNEALGSQDRGIYSQVGARFPVSDALRFEAAVGHYFLDDVYGRSYSHGQLSAIWAFQSPFELRLTAHGTDRDAERIFGDSLAGSRIEAALQASF
- the kdpA gene encoding potassium-transporting ATPase subunit KdpA, giving the protein MIEIFLVFALAIGLGWPLGHYLARVMRGDRSRLDPLFLPLERAIYRALGTDPSRGMSWRGYALAFALSNAVLAVLVWVLFMTQAWLPLNPDAAPNMRWDTALHTMVSFLTNTNQQHYSGQAQLSYLSQMVGIVGLQVATPMMGLGIVVATLRGLFGGRQAMANPGAAAREGETRDLGNYWVDVTRATLRFMLPLCLLWAALLTWQGVPSTLQSGATVAPLDQSAELKQQKIPVGPVAAMVAAKQLGTNGGGWYGPNSTVALENPTPLSNLLETLALILIPVAVTFMVGPFTGRRKLTALVFGSMLLMSTVSTGVSVWSEAHSATTADAALMEGKETRFGASDSALWSALTTQSSNGSVNAMHDSLAPLTGGMAMVNMLINAIWGGIGCGLQQFLVYLLLSVFLAGLMTGRTPELFGRKIEAPEVRLLALLILLQPLVVLGFSAITLALPSITGNSNPGFHGIGQVFYEYASAFANNGSGFEGLGDATYWWNLSCAAVLALGRYPALIVPLAVAGLLARKRVAPESGGTLHAETPTFALTLIAVIAILTVLQFMPALVLGPIADHLTLATKAL